Sequence from the Argentina anserina chromosome 7, drPotAnse1.1, whole genome shotgun sequence genome:
AAAGTGAAGAAGAGGGGGGAGGAAGAGTTCTACGCTTATGCGCATGAGAAACAGGCGGAGTTGAGAGCTAGTGATGGTGTGGTAAAGGATGCGTATGAGAAGTATGTTCCGTCTATTCTGCAAGTGGATCCCAAGTACTTGAATGCCGACAATGAGATGCGAAGGATTTTTGGATCTAAGGTGGTGAAGTCGTTTGAGAAGAATCAGCCGAGTGGTAGCTCTAGAATGGCGCGTGGCGGAAGACGCGGCATGGTTCATAGGAAGTCTTTCCTTGTCACTCCATCGGACCAATGGCCTCGCTGGGATGGCGCTATGAACATGGTACTCCATAACTCACCCAATGGATACTATGATTATCGGTAAGAGCATTTGGTCTATTGCTTTACTCTTGTATTTTGACATAGCTGCAAGACTTTTTGGTTATCTCTACTTTTTTGCAAGTATAAAAACATTACTTGATGCTACTATATCGGGCTTAAGCTCTGTAGATAATGTTTTTGCCATATCAAGTAGCTATGCTGCAACTGGAAGTATGACTAGTTTAATGGGGTTAATTTATGTCCTCTGATCATATTAGTGTGAATGTAGAGTCACTGAGAAAAGTTCTATGTACAATACAAAATCTTAATGCGACTGGAAGAATACTAGCAAGAAATGTTTTGCCTTTGCCATTGAAAAATACAATTAGatgcaatttttttgtttggtgataAATGCAGGACCTTGTTGAATATCAAATTGGCTGATTCTTGTGTCAAGTTACAGAATGCTAACTGATAAGGAATACACTCTTCACAAAACTATTGTTGGTTCCATAATTGTGATTTAGCTATGGAGAATTTGAGACAACTCTCTAATCCTGATGTGTAAGCAATGATAACTGTGTTTTAAGATCTCACCTTGGTATTTTGTCATAGTATTTGGTTGAGCAATAACCCCAAGGCTGAGAGTGTATTATCATTTCAAACCTTGGTTTTCAtggtttctttctttcttatcATGATCTGTGATATTTGATCTTATAAATCTACATGCAAAACCCAATCATATCCTTGGTTTCTATTATCTGCAGATATACATATTCATCGGCCTACCATCATGCTCAGAGTGCATTTGAATCTGCCAAATCTTTACATGATCTCAATGCCATTGCAAACATTTTATTGCACTATCCCTATCATTTGGATTCGCTACTAACCATGGCAGAGTACTTTAAGTTTGCGGGTGAGCATCAAATGTCAGCAGATGCTATCTCTAGGTGCTTATATGGTTTGGAATGTGCATGGCATCTGATGTTCACTCCCTTTAAGGGTGATTGTCAAGTGAAATACAGCCATGAAGAAAACAAGCCTTTATTCGTTGCACTTTTCACTCACATGAAAAGTATGGACAGACGTGGCTGTCATCGTTCAGCTTTAGAAGTTTGCAAGTTCTTAATGTCACTAGATACTGATGATCCAATGGGGGCACTGTTCTGTATTGACTATTTCTCAGTGAGGGCAGAGGAGTATGCATGGCTGGAACGTTTCTCTGAAGAATATAGAAGTGATAACACCCTGTGGTTGTATCCAAATTTTTCATATTCCCTTGCCATATGCCGATTGTATCTTGAGAAAGCGGAATCTTCAAAGGAAACCACCAAAGCTACTTCAACTGATCTTATGAAGCAGGCATTGATGCTTCATCCCACAGTCCTTAAAAAACTAGTAGCAAAGGTACCTCTGAAGGAACGAGTGTGGACGGAAATTCTGAAGAACACATTTTTCCAAGCAGATGAAGTAGGAATCCCATCCTTGGACCACCTGATTAACATATATGTTGAGAGTAATCATATTATATGGAGGCTTCCAGAATTGCAGAAATTGCTGCGGGATTCAGCACAGTTGGTGATTGAAACTCTAAGACAGAACAGTAGCGAAAAAAATGATTGGGCTTGTGTGAGAAAAGAAGCATTCTCATCTGACAAGAATGAGTAAGTATGCCATCACTCTGCTTACATCAGCTACCCCTTTTCTATTTGAACTAGTAGTACTAATTTTAAAAAGTTTATATGTGCATGGTTAAGAACGATCCCCTGCTTGTTGTTTTTTGTAGGTATTCTCACCTGTTGGCTTCAAATTTCTCTTATACATTGCCTGCTGCCCCACCTGAAAATTTGCAACATTTTATGGCTAACGCAAGGATGGAAGGCGTTATGCATAATGAGGAGCATCTTGTCAATCTAAATGAGGGTGTCCTTGCTCCCCGTGATGTTGCAAATCGAAATCCATTAGCTGTCTTGTTTGAGTCAGTGCTACCATGGGTTCATTATGGAGAAGGAATTGAGGAGGAAAACCAACCAAATGGCCATGGTCTGGGCAATGAAGAAGAATGAGTGTGTGGTAATAACATTGAAAATATGCTATAGCAGGACTTTAGAGAAACCTCTCCATTGTTGGATGAGTCAGTAGTGTTTCTTGTATAGGTGAATTATGGAGAAATTTATTTTGCAATACTCTTCCGTATGGCAGTATTACGGTAATACCTATCATATTCTAACTGGACCATTTTGATCAAAACTAGtaccatataaatttattttttcttttcagaatTCCATTTTTTGTGTTATTACCTCTTAAAAGTCTTAATCttttaaaatttgaatttacTTGTTGCATCACTACATACTTCCGACAACTTTTATCTTTGAGAGGTATCGGAAGCAGCAGGACCATGATATAACTAGCTCATCAGATTTGCACGGACAGCTTGAAATGTAGAAGCATAAACATTAttgcattttcattttcagctTTTTGCATGAAGTCAATAGCTAACCTACAACTAACATGGTGTGGCCAAAAAACATTTGCATCAAAAGTGTGACTTCTCTGAGTTCTCTCCTCTTAACCACATAAAATGTCCTACACGTGGATTATCCAGTTCAAAATGTTGGACATTTTGAATAGACTGataattgattttgttgatACATGGAGTTCAATCCACGCAGCCCTGCTCCCTTGTAATGGTTACGCATATGCCACTGCTCTGCTCAAAGACATTCCCATATGAGCTTAGCTCTTGGGAGCTGATTCAAGCTGGCAATTTGCCTAATCAAAATTTGAAACTGCTAGGCAATTGTTGAAACATGATAATTGCTTTGTAACTATGCAACTTGCGTAGAGAGAGCGACAGAATAGACTACAGATAAGTTGCTCAACCAATTGCTTCAAGCGACTAACACAAAAAAACATGCACATTAATCTCAACTAGTCTTCCTATGTGGTGTACACGACAACACGGTCCAACTGCGATCCGGCGAAACACCAGACAACTATTACTAGCCTGGCCGGAACTGAGACATTGTAATATCCGGAGAGAAAGGGGAAGAAGCTAGAGTCTATGCTCGAAGAGAAAGAGACCTTCCTCAATGTGAGGAAATTGGAATGGTCCTTTCAATGtatatccaaaaaaaaagacctCACAAGCTTAATTGAATCAGCATTATAGCATATGCATCGCATCCAATTTCCTTTTTTAGTCCTTTGGATTTGGACTTGGAAATGAAGAGGACTCGCATATATCCATCCATCCATCCATTCATTCATCTCTCTCTTATTCAAACATCATTGAATCCCATGTGTCACGTGCCCACTTCTCCTTTTCCTTCTTCCATCCCCATACCTCCCTCTCCTCCATACAAAAACAACTCATATAaactctcctctctctctctctctctctctctaactcTTTCCTTCTCTTTCCCAATTACCCAATTCCTCTCTActttctagggttttgaaatTAGGAAACCACCAAAGCTAAAGCTACTCACCTCCTCACACATACCCATTAACCCACATTTCACATTAGGGAATCCAATTCCTCACCTTTTGCCCCTTTTTCCCCAGAGGACGCAATTCAATGGTCTTTGAGAGACTGGGTttctagagagagaaaaagttGGTTCCTTTACTATGTAGATGAATTGGGTTTGAGATTAGAGATTGAGAACAGATAGATATGTTGGCAATGGAGAAAGACTTTGATGCCAAGTTGAAGATTCAGGGCAATTCTTCTTCTAATAataatggtggtggtggtaataGTAATGTTCAGAAAGCTAAGAGCTTTGCTTTCAGGGCTCCCCAGGAGAATTTCACCATCCAAGACTTTGAATTGGGCAAGATCTATGGCGTTGGTTCTTATTCAAAGGTCTCTGCTTTATTGCATTTCCTTTCTGGGTTTCTGTTGTAGCTTTGATTTTCTTAGTTTTGTCATATGGGTTCCTGCTGTAGCTTTGGATGTTATTTGATTGATCAATGAGTTGCATGTTGCATAAAATGCTAGCTTTGGTGTTTGAGGTGGAGTTAATTGGATTTTTACCAGGCGATTGTATCTCTTGTAGTTTCTATGTAATTGTTGAGAACTTTGTAGTGTCTCTGGTTTGAGGGGTGGTCCTGCATTTATCTTTAGGGAAGAATGTGTGAGTTTGGATCTTTGTTCCGAGAGTGATAGAGCTCCTAATTTGGATATGCTTGTTGTGAGCTAACAATGAGCTAGAGGACATAGGAGTTTATGATGCTGGTGTGTCTGGTAGTGAGATGCAGGGACCTGAAAGGATGTTACAGTTTTGATTTTTCACTCAATATTTATGAATAGTTTGCTGTGTAACTGACAAATTAAgcaatttattatatataaatatgtgGATCGTGAACACCATTTTATGTGAAATGCGTTTTCTTTTACTGTGTAGTTTACTTCGTATATGCTTCtcatctccctctctctctctctctctctctctctgttgtgGAAACTGTATATTCCTTGAGTTTTGAACACGTCTTATCTTTTTCCTTCCGGATGGTTTTTCCTGCAAGTCTGAattattctttcttttcttatgaatgagaagatgatgaaaacTGATGTGCGAACGCAGTACCATATCTTGGTTTCGATGAATGGCacttccacacgagatttctgacTCTCTATATGTTATTTAGTTAATGTTGTAGTGAACGTCTTtcaaaagaaagaatttaTCTCTATTATACTGCTTGAGGTTGCTGAACTGTTTACAATGCTCAATTTTGTGGTTTTTTATATGttaaaatttccttaaaattgCAGGTTGTGAGAGCAAGGAAGAAGGATTCAGGAAAGGTCTACGCATTAAAAATCATGGACAAAAAGTTCATcaccaaagaaaataaaacagcTTATGTGAAGCTAGAACGCATTGTTCTTGATCAGTTAGATCATCCAGGTGTTGTGCGGCTATATTTCACTTTTCAGGATTCCTTTTCACTGTGTAGGTATTCTTGGACGTGACCTTTTTTTAGTCCCCATATACTTGTTTGAGCAGATTTTCGATCTACTATCTGTATAATCACTTTGACGCTTGTCTCCTTAATTTTCTGTGAAGATATGGCACTGGAATCCTGTGAAGGTGGAGAACTCTTTGATCAAATAACAAGGGTAAGCTTAAACCTTGATTGGTCTGACACATGTTTTATATTATGTTGAGGAGTTATCTCTGTATCTGAATATTCCATAAAAATAGTTCATTTGATGTTCTTTTCCCTCTCGACATCATTCTGGTAATTTAGCATGTAACTGTATGGTATATTTGTTTTCCATACTTGAAATTCTATTACATTTTCCGATCTCCTATGTTGGCCCTTGGACAACTTGTTATGTTTGCCGAGCTCCAAATGATTTCACAAGTATTAAGAAGTAATAACATGTCATTTATAGTGGATTCCCAAGtatagagaagaaaaaatatgCCAAGTTATCGTGTGAAAAACATAAActtttctttcacttttttCATTGATATACTTTTAGTTCATGGTGCTTTATCCCTCTAGGTTGTCCAACTGTATCCATCATTTAGTTTAATTGTGTGCAGAAAGGTCGTCTGTCTGAGGACGAAGCTCGCTTTTATGCAGCAGAAGTTGTAGATGCACTTGAATATATACACAGTATGGGATTGATACATAGAGATATAAAGGTATATACTTTATAATGCACTTGTGTAGTTTCAAGTCATATGGAGTTATGCATATGCTAATTGATTTCAAATCACAGCCAGAGAATTTGTTACTTACAGCAGAGGGTAATATCAAGGTTGCTGATTTTGGGAGTGTAAAGCCTATGCAGGATAGCCAAATTACAGTCCTTCCTAATGCAGCATCAGGTATTACAATTCTGTTCATATGCCTGCATTACTTGAGCAATACTATGAAACTGAATGTTGATTTTTTCTAGATGACAAGGCTTGCACATTCGTTGGGACAGCTGCATATGTTCCTCCAGAAGTCTTGAATTCTTCCCCGGCAACTTTTGGGTATGGAATTTATGTTTGAGTCACTATGGCCAGTACGTCATTTGTATATGCTATGCTCAACTTAGTGTACAATTTGTAGATCTTTTGAATTATATTCGGAAAGCAGtttgtctttttcttttttactttctttttgttctCTGTTCATTGTTCCTGCTCTCATATGGTAAATGATCCGTGTATAATAACATTTATCTCCTTGTTTGAACATATTAACACAGAAATGACCTCTGGGCGCTTGGCTGCACCTTGTACCAAATGCTTTCTGGAACTTCTCCATTCAAAGATGCAAGCGAATGGCTTATTTTTCAAAGAATTATAGCAAGAGATATTAGGTTTCCTAATTATTTTTCAGATGAAGCCAAAGACCTTATTGATCGGTTATTGGTAAGCTACCAACTCTTACACATTGTTAGTCTTCTGGCAGTCATCCTATTTCTGCCTTTCTTCATTCAAGCTTATGTCATCTCTACGATATAACATTGTATTCATCCTTTACAGTGATAGAAACAGTGTGGTTCTCTAAAtgacttcatatatatatatatatgatatatcaaTAATATGTACACAGAATCTGTAGTTATTTTGGATGTAGCAGCTAGTATGTATATGAAGCCTTCATTTACGCTGCAAATGCTGCAGGATTTAGATCCCAGTAGAAGGCCTGGTGCTGGACGTGATGGTTATGCTGCACTGAAGATGCATCCATTCTTTAAGAAAGTTGACTGGAAAAACTTAAGAGCGCAAACCCCTCCAAAACTTGCCTTGGAGCCAGGGGTATGGCTTCCTTTATGCTTTCATTTATTGgtataaagaaatataaactCTTCCTTGCCTTATTCCTCTTCTGCTTGTGCACAATTGTTTTTCCCATTCAGTCAGGGGAGGCTGATGATGTCCGCGATAACTCATGGAACCCTTCACATATTGGAGATGGCACTGCAAGACAAAGTGAGGGTAACACCGGTTCTGCATCTTCTTCTGAAGCATCTGGTCATGTAACTAGGCTAGCTTCGATCGATTCCTTTGATTCAAAATGGTATTGTCTCAATATCTATGCTCCCGACTTAGCATcgtttattttcattttcaagagACCAAAGTTCTTTTACTTGCGAAATCTGTTTTGAACTTGAGGATAATAATAAATTCTGTGCTAACAGGCAACAATTCCTTGAGCCTGGTGAATCTGTTCTCATGATCTCAATGGtgaagaaaattcaaaagttGACAAGCAAGAAGGTGCAGCTTATTCTCACCAACAAACCAAAGTTGATATATGTGGATCCTGCAAAGCTGATGATGAAGGGAAATATAATTTGGTCTGACAACTCTAATGATCTCAATGTCCAAGTTGCTAGTCCTTCACAATTCAAAATTGTTACGGTATGTTCTCCTTGCTCTCATTTTCTCAGTTTTTGGTATATTTATCACGGTGCTCTAATGTATGTAGAGAAATATGTTGAGTGACAAGACTAGAATAGCCTCCAAGTCTTGAATTGGTTGCATTTTCTTTTACACAGCCAAAAAAGGTACTGTCGTTTGAGGATGCAAAGCAAAGAGCGTGGCAATGGAAGAAGGCAATTGAGGGGCTTCAAAATAGGTGAAATCTGCTCATGGTTGACAGATATTCCTTTGACATTATGGTATTGCAGAGGAACAAGGATGCCACTGATAAGATTAATGAAAGAGGTGCTGGGGTTTGGCGAGTCATCAATTGTTAAGGCGCAAAGCTCCGTCTTTCTGTTGATTCCTAAAACTGTAAGTGAGAAGGGGTTTTCCACCCATTTTCATGCCTTGTATGGCATATTTTGTACTGTGAGGTCCTAACTGTAGGGTCTGTAAAGGGGCTGGGGTCATTACTTGTCTGTTGTACtgaaaaataacatccaattaATGATAGTTTTAAAATCTTTACATTCCaaggtgtgattttatttataatcatAAGCCCATTTGTCCAGCTTTTACTATTTCTATGGCTACAAGATCGTACCTGGAATACATGAGCCTTTTCCCATCTCCTCCTACTACTATGTCTGATCCTAGTAGAAGTCGATGGACCTGTCCCATGATGGGATTTGCGAAGGTGAATTGCGATGGTGCTTGGCACCCTCCTGATGTAGGAGGACTTGGAGTGGTTATAAGGGATGACCAAGGCCTCTTCATAGGCGGAGCTGCTTCCTCCTCCAGCTGTGCCAGCGGCGAGATGGCGGAGGCCGAAGCTCTGAATTTGGGGGTGGAATTGGCCATGTCCCTGAATTTGAAGCATGTGGGGGAGCAGGACTTTCTTTATCCCCCAGCTCCTGTTACTATTATCTTTATTTGATTTTAGTGGGGGAGCAGGACTTTCTTTATCTGTAGTTTGACTGGTTGTTTGTCTTTGGCCACGGCCTCTTTTTATCAATGAAGTTTTAtttctctaaaaaaaaaaggatcagTTTCCGATGGATGACATAGTTTACTGGTAAGGAAAACTACAGCATGGCAGAATGAGCAACAGCAGTGTAACTGGAATTTGATAGATCGCAAAATATGGCCGACAGATTCGATAATGTTCAGCGTTGTGTATGAAGCAAAACATGAAACCATAACGTGCATCATACATGAACATGGGTTTGCCGTAGAGTTCCCTGTTCCCATTCGTGAAGAGCATACGCTTGATTCTTTGGATTGGCAAACTCAAGTCAGCCCAATCCATGGCCGTCTCAGGTTATTGTTTCTGTCAGTCTCCATGACTACATAACTTTTCTGACTGCCCCTTTTTTCTTTAGAGAGTGTAGAGAGAATTTCTGACAATATTGCTGGTTCAGCGAAGTGGTCACCCCCTTTGTTTGGGTCTTTAAAGGTTAATTGTGATGCCTCGGTAGTAGAGGGAGGAAGTCAGGTTGGAATTGCAGCTGTAATTAGAAATTGTGGTGGTGATCTTAGATTGGCAGTTGGGGAGAGATGTTTGGGTAGGCTCAGTCCTCATGTTGCGGAGTTGCAAGCGTATGCACATGATGAGGTATTGGTAGAAATGATTCGCTCCTTGTTGGATCTTCTTGGTATTGCACCAATCTCTTATATTCCTAGAAGTGCTAATGGGGTGGCTCATGTCATTACAACTAGAGTGGCCGACTTCAGGGGCGTCGTATGTGGTTAGGGGTTGAGCCCGATTGGCTTATGAATGTCATCTTGGATGACACACCCGTAACTAATGTTAGTCGTAGGAATGCCAGTGTGACATCTTTGTCTACCACCGATAATTCC
This genomic interval carries:
- the LOC126802241 gene encoding uncharacterized protein LOC126802241 gives rise to the protein MSARYLKKVLNEEQQERKPESDHEEEDADDDHPQLNGKAKFNPFDLLNDDDAEDHQEDDMDVDDDVSNVVPELKPSAEAVSVSSQKSKKKKKKKKKKGKEVSSSNSAASKVKKRGEEEFYAYAHEKQAELRASDGVVKDAYEKYVPSILQVDPKYLNADNEMRRIFGSKVVKSFEKNQPSGSSRMARGGRRGMVHRKSFLVTPSDQWPRWDGAMNMVLHNSPNGYYDYRYTYSSAYHHAQSAFESAKSLHDLNAIANILLHYPYHLDSLLTMAEYFKFAGEHQMSADAISRCLYGLECAWHLMFTPFKGDCQVKYSHEENKPLFVALFTHMKSMDRRGCHRSALEVCKFLMSLDTDDPMGALFCIDYFSVRAEEYAWLERFSEEYRSDNTLWLYPNFSYSLAICRLYLEKAESSKETTKATSTDLMKQALMLHPTVLKKLVAKVPLKERVWTEILKNTFFQADEVGIPSLDHLINIYVESNHIIWRLPELQKLLRDSAQLVIETLRQNSSEKNDWACVRKEAFSSDKNEYSHLLASNFSYTLPAAPPENLQHFMANARMEGVMHNEEHLVNLNEGVLAPRDVANRNPLAVLFESVLPWVHYGEGIEEENQPNGHGLGNEEE
- the LOC126802089 gene encoding 3-phosphoinositide-dependent protein kinase 2-like — protein: MLAMEKDFDAKLKIQGNSSSNNNGGGGNSNVQKAKSFAFRAPQENFTIQDFELGKIYGVGSYSKVVRARKKDSGKVYALKIMDKKFITKENKTAYVKLERIVLDQLDHPGVVRLYFTFQDSFSLYMALESCEGGELFDQITRKGRLSEDEARFYAAEVVDALEYIHSMGLIHRDIKPENLLLTAEGNIKVADFGSVKPMQDSQITVLPNAASDDKACTFVGTAAYVPPEVLNSSPATFGNDLWALGCTLYQMLSGTSPFKDASEWLIFQRIIARDIRFPNYFSDEAKDLIDRLLDLDPSRRPGAGRDGYAALKMHPFFKKVDWKNLRAQTPPKLALEPGSGEADDVRDNSWNPSHIGDGTARQSEGNTGSASSSEASGHVTRLASIDSFDSKWQQFLEPGESVLMISMVKKIQKLTSKKVQLILTNKPKLIYVDPAKLMMKGNIIWSDNSNDLNVQVASPSQFKIVTPKKVLSFEDAKQRAWQWKKAIEGLQNR